One genomic region from Argentina anserina chromosome 2, drPotAnse1.1, whole genome shotgun sequence encodes:
- the LOC126785365 gene encoding thioredoxin M3, chloroplastic, which translates to MAASSSTFPLRSSRAVLNPLSLSSSHSRLSPAVSFPLRSQHPKWSFNLPNPPPRSLKIFSVRESKAPTVTGDTWQKSVINSETPVLVEFYASWCGPCRMVHRVIDEITVEYAGKLKCFVLNADVELQIAEDYDIKAVPVVLLFKNGKKCDTVVGTMPKEFYVSAIERVLKP; encoded by the exons ATGGCTGCCTCCTCCTCCACATTTCCCCTACGCTCCTCACGCGCCGTCCTAAAccccctctccctctcatccTCCCACTCCCGCCTAAGCCCCGCCGTCTCTTTCCCGCTCCGATCACAACACCCCAAATGGTCCTTCAACCTCCCCAATCCCCCTCCTCGCTCCCTCAAGATCTTCTCCGTCCGCGAATCCAAAG CTCCGACGGTTACCGGAGACACGTGGCAGAAATCGGTTATCAACAGTGAGACCCCTGTGCTGGTGGAGTTTTATGCGAGCTGGTGCGGGCCGTGCAGGATGGTTCATCGTGTGATTGATGAAATCACGGTCGAGTATGCAGGGAAGCTCAAGTGCTTTGTGCTTAATGCGGATGTGGAGTTGCAGATCGCCGAGGATTATGATATCAAGGCTGTGCCTGTGGTTCTGTTGTTCAAGAATGGCAAGAAGTGTGATACCGTGGTCGGTACCATGCCCAAGGAGTTTTATGTCTCTGCCATTGAGAGGGTCCTGAAGCCGTAG